A window of the Miscanthus floridulus cultivar M001 chromosome 14, ASM1932011v1, whole genome shotgun sequence genome harbors these coding sequences:
- the LOC136503847 gene encoding uncharacterized protein — MLPVASLSLSEEEEVPSAHASGDKEEVSAYTWDHYVATRDAADRDGRVFPNKAERVKGELCEGYEAKAASISEEAAKKLVKDMHYEARVQAIIDYYAQYRGMKVKKEEARTMNLTREQFLKARVEAEVKQREEMIQQRVAAERQNMEEEQRLTMEHMIQQRIEAERQRIEEENRSSFTSMSNCPLY; from the exons ATGTTGCCTGTAGCTTCCTTGTCATtgtctgaggaggaggaggtaccttccgCGCACGCCTCTGGTGACAAGGAGGAG GTGTCAGCCTACACGTGGGACCACTACGTCGCCACCCGCGATGCCGCTGATCGTGATGGCAGGGTATtccccaacaaggcggagcgggtgaagggcgAGCTGTGC GAGGGGTACGAGGCCAAGGCGGCCTCCATCTCTGAAGAAGCCGCCaagaagctcgtgaaggacatgcactatgaGGCGCGCGTCCAGGCCATAATCGACTACTATGCTCAATACAGAGGGATGAAGGTTAAGAAAGAAGAGGCAAGAACAATGAACCTGACCCGAGAACAATTtttgaag GCCCGGGTGGAAGCAGAAGTGAAGCAACGGGAGGAGATGATTCAGCAGAGGGTGGCGGCCGAGCGGcagaacatggaggaagaacaacGGCTGACGATGGAGCATATGATTCAGCAGAGGATagaggccgagcggcagaggatagaggaagaaaatcg ATCTAGTTTTACATCTATGTCCAATTGTCCACTGTACTAG